The DNA sequence CGTCCTGCGGTGCCTGCGCCGATGTAGATGAGGCGGCCCCCGCGGCGGAACCGCGCGGTGATGCCGTCGACGGCGGCGGCGATCTCGGCGCTGCGGTCGGCGACGGCATCCGCCACCCGCCGGTCTTCGGCATTCATGCGGCGCACGAGCTCGGCGGTGCCGAGGAGGTCGAGGTCGCCTCGTTCGGTCGTCGACGCCTCGGTGCCGAGGGTGGACAGCTCATCGAGCAGAGCGGACAGTCGCTGGTCTTCAGTGGGCACGGTGTGCGGACCTCTCGGGGATGGGGTGCGGGAGGCTCGGAGAGCCTCGGGTGCGGCGCTCGCGCGCTCTGGTTCTGCCGGTTCTCGTTCTGCCGGTTCTCGTTCTGCCGGTTCTCGTTCTGCCGGTTCTCGTTCAGCCGGCACGGTGCACGTACCTCTCGTGCGGGAGCGGGGCTCCGGGGTCTGCGCGTCGGGCGATGAGCAGCGCGCCGTCGAGGGCGTCGCCCGCGGCATCCACGGGTTCGCGACCGGCGTCGCGAAGGGCTCCGCCGAGGAGCTCTCCGAACCAGGGGTGCTGGGTGAGTCCGCCGTGCAGGGCCACGGCGGTGGTGTGCGCGGCAGCCGCGACGGCGGAGTCGACGAGGAGGCGCGCCCCCTCGTCGGCGACCGCGCGTGCGACGGGGTCGCCGTCGGCGGCGGCGTCGAGGACGAGGGGCGCGAGGGTCGCGAGCCTGCGGGCGAGCGGCGAGTCCTGCGCGAGCCACTGCTGGATCGCGTCGATCGGACCGATCGCCGCGGCGACGCGGGCGGAGAGGATGGTGGGGGCGACGAGTCCGGCGGACGCGCGGAGCACGGCGCGCAGGGCTTCGCGGCCGAACCACGATCCGCTGCCGAAGTCACCGACCTCCGGTCCCCATCCGTCGACGAGCCGGATGCCGTCTGCGTCGACGCCGAGGGCCGCAGCTCCCGTGCCGGCGATCAGGAGTACGCCCTCTCCCCCGTCGAGGGCGCCGACGTGCGCCGAGACGACGTCGGAGGTGACGGCGACCGGGACGCCGAGCAGGGCATGCAGTCGCTGCGCCAGCTCGGATGCCGCGGCGGGTGCGGCCCAGGCACCGGCGGCACCGACGGAGACGGCTTCGTAGCCGGCGATGTCGGAGGTCAGCGGGAGGATGGCGGCGAGCGCGGCGTCGATCCCGCCGGCGGCAGCGAGTCCCGGCGAGCCGATGCCTTCGACCGCGGCGCGGCGCTCGGGGCCGGAGACCACGACACGGCAGCGCGACTTGCCGAGGTCGACGGCGAGCACGGAGGGGTCAGGCATGAAAATAGTGTACGCATAAGCACTATGTCGTGAAAGAATTGTTCACGAATCGGACGTCGGGGAGACATGAGCATTCAGACGCGCATCGCGGGAGCGGCGGAGACGCTGCCCCCTTCCCTCGCGCGCATCGCGCGTGCCGTGAGCGACAATCCCGGGATCGTCGTCGACAGCACCATCACCGAGCTCGCGGCGATCTGCGAGACCTCCGTCGCATCGGTCGTGCGATTCTGCCGCTCTGTGGACGTCGACGGATACGCGGCGCTGCGCATGGCTCTGGCCGCCGAACTCGGGCGCGAGTCGGTGCAGTTCAGCGCCTCGACGGGGTTCGGCTCGGAGATCTCCCTCGACGATTCGCTGCGGGAGGCGACCGCGAAGGTCGCCGCTCTCGAGGTGCTGGCGATCGAGGAGACGATCGCCGGGCTCGACGACGAGCGGCTGGACGAGGCGGTGGCCGCCCTCGACGGCGCCCAGCGGATCCTCCTCTTCGGCATCGGTGCCAGCGGACTGGTCGCCGCGGACTTCGGGCAGAAGCTGCTGCGTATCGGGCGCGCGGCGGTCATCCTCACCGACGCACACGTGGCGAGCGCGGCGGCCGCCCTCTCCGCCGACGACACGGTCGCGGTGGGCATCTCGCAGTCCGGCACGACGATCGAGACCCAGCGCTTCCTGGAAGCCGCGCGCGGCGCCGGCACGAAGACCATCGCGATCACCGGTGTCGCGGATTCGACCGTCGCGGCGTCCGGCGACGTCGTGCTGCTCACGCACGCGAGGGAGCCGCGCCTCCGCGCCGGAGCGATGGTCAGCAGGATCGCGCAGCTCGCGCTCGTCGACTGCCTCTTCGTCGGGGTCGCTCGTCGCCGCAGAGCGGATGCCGTGGAGGCGCTGCAGCGAACGGCCGAGGCGACCCAGGTGCTGCGCGCGGAGTGAGCCGCGCGGCGCGACGGCACGGCGTCCTCCCGCGCGCGCGGATCTCGCGTCGGCGGGGTCTCAGCTCTGTCACTGACGCTCGTGCCGATGCGTGCCGACGGAGCCGGCCGTGCGGAGGAACACGATGATCCAGCTGAAGATGAGCACGGCGGCGATCAGCTCGACGGCCGTGAGGTTGTAGTAGCCGACCGCGAAGAAGGCGGCGAGCAGCACGATCACGAGCACGTAGGCCCAGCCGAAGGCGACGAACACTCGCGGGATGCTCCGAAGGAACCAGGGCAGCCCGATCACGACCACGGCGAAGACCACAGCCATCCCGGTGGCGACCGTGTTGTGGAGGAGGAAGAACTCGTCGACCGGGAAGATGCCCACGCACGCGAGGAAGATCCCGAGGAGGATCAGCCCGGTGCGCACGATGAGGCGTCCCCGTCGGTCGATCGGATCGTCGACGGGCAGCCCGGCCGTCGCGTAGCGGGCGATCGTCGTGACCATGACTCCCGCGATGATCAGCGTGACGTTGAAGGCGATCGAGGCGCTGTTCGTGCTCATCCCGAGCGCGGAGAGGTTGTCGCGCCACCAGTGCACGTCGCTGGAGGCGAGCATGCTGGCGAACGCTCCGACCACGAGGAACACGGCGAGGACGAGCGACAGGACCATCGGGGTCAGGGCCACGGCGCTGAGGAAGGCCACATAGGCGGTGAGCCCGAAAGCGACGGCGACGAGCACCGCGCCGGGGAAGGCGAAGACGGGTGCGTCGGTGAAGCTCCGCTCGAGCAGTTCGGCGATCCCCAGCCAGCCCAGGTAGGCGATGGCCGCGTGGGCGAAAGCGATCGCGGCGATGTCGTACCACCGCAGCCGGTCACCCGGCACGCTGAACCCGTCGCGGAGGCCGTCGACGCTCGGCTCGTCGGGGCGGACCGCAAGGCGGCCTACGGCGAAGGCGAGCGCAGCGGTGATCGCTCCGCCGTAAGCGGCGAACGCCCCGATCGAGCCCGGGCCGCTGATGGGGAGCTCTCGCCCCCAGAACACCGGGAAGGCGACGAGGAATCCGACGGCGAGCACGACCGCACCGACGATGAGGGCGGTGGCCTCGAAGACGGCATCCGAGGTGGCAGGTCCGCGCAGCTGGCCCAGCACCCCGGCGATCGCGTCGCGGATCCGGCGGAGCGCGCCCGTCCCGTCCCTCCCGTCGGCTGTCCCTGCTGCGTGTCCGCGCGCCGTGCCGGCTGCGTCGTCGCCCTCCGCGATTCGCATGCTGCCTCCTGCGGACAGCTTAGGACCGGGTCGCGGCACGCCCCCGAGGCTGGGCCGTGTGCGCCGCAGTAGCCTGGGGAGGTGACCGAGATCGTTCCCGCCCGCGCCGTCCTGCTCGACATGGACGGCACCCTCGTCGACTCGACCGCGGTCGTGGAGAGGCTCTGGCTCGCGTGGGCGGAGCCGCACGGCCTCGACCCGGCGACCGTGCTGAGCGTCGTCCACGGGCGGCAGGGTCATCAGAGCATGGCGATCATGCTTCCCGAGCGCGATCACGCGGTGAACCTGCTCGAGAACGAGCGGATGCTGGCGACCGAGGCGAGCGACGTCGACGGCGTCGTGGAGATTCGCGGGGCCGGCGACCTGCTGAGGGCGCTCGCGGAGGTGCCGCACGCGATCGTGACCTCGGCCAACGTGCCCCTGATGAACGCGCGAATGGGCGAAGCGGGGCTCACGGTCCCGCAGCTCGTCGTGACGGCGGAGAGCGTCTCGGCCTCGAAGCCCGATCCCGAGGGGTTCCTCCTGGGCGCAAAGCTGTTGGGCGTCGACCCGGCGGACTGCGTGGTGTTCGAGGATTCCGGCGCCGGTATCCAGGCCGCGCACGCGGCGGGCATGCGGGTGATCGGGATCGGCGCGCACGCCGCGGCCCACGCCCCCGAGTACCAGGTCGCCGACCTCACGCAGGTCTCCGTGCGAGCGGGAGCCGACGGAGGGTTCGAACTCGTCGTGGAGTGAGACTGCGGCTGTCCGGATGCACGGTCTCTGCGCTGCATTCCAGGGTTCCGGAGTACTTCATCTGATCGTCCGATTTCAGCGCTGATCTGGGTCTCGAATGTCAGTGGTCGCTGATTCAGTGGGGGTATGACAGCACTGGCGGACGCGACGGTCGAGCAGGTGGCAGCCGTGGGCGCGCTCACCGGAACGCTCGTGGCCGTCGACCGCGCGATCAGCTCCCTGATGGCCTGCCGCGACGGGCTCCTCGCCTCTGGTGGGCGGATCGCACTCGAGACCGTTCAGGACGCCGAGGAGCGCGATGACAGCCGGGCCCACGATCTCGGCGAGATGGCAGTGCGCGCCGTGGCAGCGGAGTTCGCTGCCGCGCTGCACCTCAGCGATCGCACCGTGCAGCGCCGCATGGCCGACGCCGAGCTGCTCGTTCTTCAGTTCCCCGTGCTGTGGCAGGCACAGGGAGACGGGCGGGTGAGCGCCGCACACTCGAGGGTGATCATCGACGCGGGGCTGCACCTCGACGACGCCGACGATCGCGACGCCTACACCGCAGAGATGCTCGAGTGGGCGCAGACCGAGTCACCGAACCGCCTGGCCCGCCGCGCTCGGCGCGTGGCCGACCGAATCCAGCGCCGCACCATCGATGAGCGTCACCAGAGCGCCCGCGAACAGCGCGCGGTCTGGGTGAAGGATCGGGCCGACGGGATGGCCGAACTCGGACTCCTCGGGCCGGCCGCCCTCGTTCACGGCGCCTACGACCGCATCACTGCGATGGCGAGGTCCGTCGTACGCGAGCAGAAGGAGCGCACCACCTCGGCGGCGAAGCGCACGACCCCGGCGGCGGGGCACACGACGCCGGCTGCGGAGCACACGACCCCGGCGACCGCGGCTCCAGACGCCGGGCGCGATGGCGCGAGCGCTCCGTCCTCGTTCGACTCGGTTCGCGATTCGTTCGGGATCCCGCGGGTCACCGAGCCCGCGCCCAGGACCCTCGCTCAGATCCGGTGCGATCTGGCACTCGACCTCGTCCTCACGGGGGCGCCGGCCGGTCACGATTCCGCCGACGGGATCCTCGCGGCGATCGCCGGATCGGTGAGTGTCACGGTTCCCGTGCAGACGTTGATGGGGACGAGCACGATGCCGGCGGAGCTCGACGGACGCGTTCCGATCGACACCGCCACCGCGCGACAGCTCGCCGGCGGCGCGAGCGGATGGGATCGGATCCTCACTCACCCCATCAGCGGTCGACTCCTCGCCGTCGACCGGTACCGTCCGTCAGCGGAGCTGAGACGGCATCTCAGAGCGCGCGATCAACGCTGTCGGTTCCCCGGGTGCGGTCAGCTGCCTCGCGAGTGCGACGTCGACCACACGCAGGATCATGCGCTCGGCGGCTCCACCGATGCGGGCAACCTCGGCACTCTCTGCCGCCGTCACCACCGCCTCAAACATCACACGCCCTGGCACGTCGAGCACCTCGGCGACGGTGTGTACGCGTGGACCAGCCCCACCGGGCGCACCTACCTCGACGCTCCTCCCGCACAGAACACGGACACGCGCCTGGAAGCGCAGACGAACACGGACACGCGCACGGACACGGACATGCGCGTGGACACGGCCACGGCCACGGACACGAACACGAACACCCGTGGCTCGGCACCACCGAGGGCAGCCCCTCCGTTCTGACGCCTCGACCGTTCTGACGCCTCGACCGTTCTGACACCTCGACCGTTCTGACACCTCGACGTGATGGTGCTGCTGCGAACGGTGTCAGTCCGTCGCGCGCTGCCCTCAGACCAGCGCGAAGTCCTCGAAGATCAGCGTCGTCCTCGTCGACCGGATCGACGGGATCGCCTGGATGTCCTCGAGCACGATCCGCCGCAGGTCCCGCGCGTCGTTGGCGCGAACCAGGAGGATCACGTCGAAGTCGCCGCCGACGAGCGCCATGTGCTCGATCTCGGGGATGGCGCGCAGCCGCGCGCTGACGTCCTGCCACGTCGCCTGCTCGATCGCCAGTGTCACGTACGCGCTGGCGTGATGCCCGAGCAGCACCGGATCGGTCCGCACCGTGTAACCGGTCACGACTCCGGCATCCGTCAGCCGCTTGATCCGCGCGTGTGCGCCCGCCCGCGAGATGTGCACCGCGTCGGCGATCGCCGTCATCGACGCCCGCGCGTCACGGCGCAGCTCATCGAGGATCGCGCGATCGACGTCGTCCAGCGTTATCATGGCACCCCTTCATCCTGTGCTCGAATTCTGACACTTCGCGCGCGTGGAGGGCAACCATCGAGCAGTCATCCACGAATGGCCTCATCCTCTTGGACGACTGCGCATCGCGATGCATCCTTTCTTCATCGGGTTCGACAAGGAGGGCGAACGGATGAATCACGCAGAACTGCTCCCGCGCGACGAAGCGGTGCAGCTGATCGACGCGACCGGCCGACCGGTTGCCGACGACGGTTACCCGCTGCCCGACGACGGGGCGCTCCTCACCGCCTACCGCGGACTGGTCGAGGGCCGCCGCATCAACGACCAGGCCAGCGCCCTCGTGCGTCAGGGGCGGCTCGCCGTGTACCCGTCCTCACACGGGCAGGAGGCCTGCCAGATCGGCGCCGCACTCGCCCTGCGCGACACCGACTGGCTCTTCCCCACCTACCGCGACTCCGTGGCAGTGATCGCTCGGGGCGTGGCACCCGCCGAAGCGATGGTCCTGCTCAAGGGCGATTGGCATTCCGGCTATGACGTCCGCGCTCATCGCGTCGCACCCCAGGCCACGCCGCTCGCCACCCAGCTGCTGCACGCGGTCGGCTTCGCCTACGCCGCCGCGCAGCGCGGCGAAGACACCGTCGTGCTCGCTCTCTGCGGCGACGGTGCGACCAGCGAGGGCGACTTCCACGAAGCCCTGAACTTCGCCGCCGTCTTCCACGTGCCGGTGGTGTTCTTCGTGCAGAACAACGAGTTCGCGATCTCCGTGCCCCTCAGCCGCCAGACCGCCGCGCCCTCGCTCGCGCACAAGGCGATCGGCTACGGGATGCCGGGGCGCCGCGTCGACGGCAACGACGTCGCCGCCGTCCTGTCGGTGCTCGGCGAGGCCGTCGACCGCGCCAGGACCGGCGGCGGCCCCACCCTCGTCGAAGCGCACACCTACCGGATGCAGGCCCACACCAACGCCGACGACGACACCCGCTACCGCGAGCGCGAGGAGGTGCAGGCCTGGGTCGCGCGAGACCCGCTCACCCGCCTGCACACCCACCTCACCGCGAGCGGAGCGCTGACCGACGAGCTCGAGAACGAGATCGCGGCGGGAGCGGAGGAGATCGCCGCGGCCATGCGCTCCGCGCTCAACACCGACACCGACCTCGACCCCGAAGACCTGTTCCGCTTCGTCACCACCGAACGCTCGCCCCAGCTGCAGGAGCAGTGGCACCAGCTGCGCGACGAGATCCAACGCGACGCGCTCGGAGACGACCAGGAGACCCACTCCGCAGGAGGCGTGCGATGACCATCACCCACGACCGCATCGACGTCGACACCCCGGCATCGACCGTCCAGACGCTCAGCATGGCGGCCGCCCTCAACCTCGCCCTCGCCGACGCCATCGCCGAGGATCCGGCAGTGGTCGTGTTCGGCGAAGACGTCGGCGCCCTCGGCGGAGTCTTCCGCATCACCGACGGACTGACCGCCCGCTTTGGCGAAGACCGCTGCTTCGACACCCCGCTCGCAGAGTCCGGCATCGTCGGCACCGCGGTCGGCATGGCCATGAACGGCCTCCGTCCGGTCGTCGAGCTGCAGTTCGACGCGTTCGCGCTGCCCGCCTTCGAGCAGATCGTCAGCCACGTCGCGAAGCTCTCCAACCGCACGCGCGGTGCCATTCGCATGCCGATGGTCATCCGCATCCCCTTCGGCGGAGGCATTGGCGGCGTCGAGCACCACTGCGACTCGTCCGAGGCGTATTACGCGCACACGCCAGGACTCACGGTGGTGAGCCCCGCCACACCCCAGGACGCCTACTCGCTGCTCCGCGCCGCGATCGCGTCGCCCGACCCCGTCGTCTTCCTCGAACCGAAGAAGCTGTACTGGACCAAGGGCGAGGTCGACACCGACGCGACCGTCGACATCGGCTCCGCCCGCATCGCGCGCGACGGCACCGACGTCACGCTGATCGCCTACGGCGCATCCGTCCCGCTCGCCCTCGACGCCGCCGACGCCGCGGCCGTGGAAGGACGCAGCGTCCAGGTCGTCGACGTGCGGTCGCTCACGCCCTTCGACGACGAGACCGTCACCGCCGCCGTGCGCTCGACGGGACGCGCTGTCGTGATCGCCGAGGCCCCCGGCTTCGCGAGCGTCGCCTCCGAGATCCAGGCCCGCGTGTTCGAGCGCTGCTTCGAGTACCTCGAAGCCCCGGTGCGCCGCGTCACCGGCTTCGACACCCCGTACGCACCGCCGAAGCTCGAGCACTGGTATCTGCCGGACGTCGACAGGATCCTGGATGCCGTCGACTCGCTGCACTGGGAGGACCGACCGTGAGCACCGGCACCCGCACCCCGACCACGACTGCCCCCGCCTCGCGGACCTTCCGTCTGCCCGACCTCGGAGAAGGACTCACCGAAGCCGGACTCGTGCAGTGGCTCGTCTCCGTCGGAGACACCATCGTCACCGACCAGCCGATCGCCGAGGTCGAGACGGCGAAGAGCATCGTCGAACTGCCCTCGCCCTACGCCGGAGTCGTGACCGCCCTCCACGGAGCAGCAGGCGACACCATCGACGTCGGCGCTCCCGTGCTCGACGTCGCGGAAGAGGGCGCAGCCGAGCAGAGCGAGAAGAAGACGGATGCCGAGGGCGCCCGCCCCGCCCCCTCCGTAGAGCACGACACGTACCGCGCGGAGGAGCGCGCCGGGTCGGGGAACGTCCTGATCGGCTACGGCACGTCGGGACGCGCGACGTCGGGACGTCGGCGCCGTCCGGCCACGGCGAGTGAGCGGCGACAGACCGCGAGCGTCGAGGTGGACACTCCGACCGAGCCGCCCGCCCGCAGGCCCGTCGCCGTGCGCTCCCCTCTCGTGCGACGCCTCGCGCGCGACCTCGGCCTCGATGTGCACGCGATCGTCCCCACAGGTCCGGATGGCGCCATCACCCGCGCCGACGTCCTCGCCGCGGCGGTCGACAGCGCCGTGGACGGGATCGGGAAGGACCCGGATCGAGCGAGTCCCGGCACCACCGGCACACCGGGCGACCGCGAGCACCCGACCGTCGACGGCCTCGCCATCCGCTCGCGGGAACGCCTGTCACCGCTCCGCAGAGCAGTGAGCGCGCGACTCTCGCGCAGCCGCTCGGAGATCCCGGAGGCGACCGTCTGGGTCGACGTCGATGCGACCGACCTCTGGAACCTCCGCGCCGACATGGCACCCGCGGGTGGCAAGGCGCCGTCGATCACGGCGATCCTCGCCCGCTTCGTGCTGCTGGCCCTCGCGGAGCATCCGGTCCTGGCCTCGCGCCTCAGCGACGACGGATCGGAGCTGCTCTCCTTCGAGGGCGTCAACCTCGGCGTCGCCGTCGACACCGACCGGGGACTCCTCGTTCCGGTCGTGCCGAGCGCGCACACGCGCAGCGTCGAGGAGCTCGACTCCGCACTGCGCGAGCTGTCGGCCACGGCCCGCGACGGACGCATGCCCCCGGAGCGACTCCGCGGCTCGACCTTCACGCTCAACAACTACGGCGGCCTGGGCGTCGACGGATCGGCCGCGATCATCAATCACCCCGAGGTCGCGATCCTCGGAATCGGCCGGATCATCGAGCGCCCCTGGGTGGTCGACGGCCAGATCGTGCCCCGGCGCATCGCCCAGCTCTCGCTCGTCTTCGACCACCGCGTCTGCGACGGCGGCTATGCGGCGAGTTTCCTCCGCCGCGTCACGGAACTGATCGAGCATCCGCTGCGCGCCTTCGGCCAGGTGTGAACAGCGGAGAGTCCCGACGCGACCCTCGCGGGCATCCGCACGTGCGCCCGGATCCTCGATTTCGCTCTCGCCATGCGCTACGCTCGGCAATTACTGACCGATCGATCGGTTGGAAATGCAGAACAATGGAGTTCGCCATGACGTCAGCAGTCTCGGAACCGACCTCGACCCGACGGATGCCCGCCGAGGAACGCCGCGTGCTCGCGAGCACGCTCGTCGGCACGTCAATCGAGTGGTACGACTTCTTCATCTACGCGCAGGCAGCGGGTCTGGTCCTCGCTCCCCTCTTCCTCGCCCCGATCGCCGAGAGCAGCCCCGGCCTCGCCCAGGTGCTGTCGTTCGCGACGATCGGGATCTCGTTCCTCTTCCGCCCGCTCGGCGCGATCATCGCCGGACACCTCGGCGACAAGCTCGGCCGCAAGAGGATGCTGGTCTTCACCCTCATCCTCATGGGCCTCTCGACCTCCCTCATCGGCGTTCTGCCGACCTACGCCGCGATCGGGGTCGCCGCGCCGATCCTCCTCATCGTCCTGCGCATCCTGCAGGGCTTCTCGGCGGGAGGCGAATGGGGCGGAGCCGCACTCATGGCCGTCGAGCACGCGCCGCGCGGGCGCCGCGGGCTCTTCGGCGCCTTCCCGCAGATCGGCGTCCCCGTCGGCATGATCCTCGCCACCGCGACGCTGTGGGTGCTCACGACCTCGATGTCGCCGGAAGCGTTCCTCGAGTGGGGCTGGCGCATCCCGTTCCTCCTCTCGATCGTGCTGATCGGCGTCGGCTACCTCATCCGCCGCGCCGTCGACGAGAGCCCGATCTTCGAGGAGCTCCAGCGGCGTCGCAAGGAGGCGTCAGCACCCCTCGGCATCCTGTTCCGCAAGAACACGAAGCAGGTCGTGCTCACCGCGCTGATCTTCATCGCGAACAACGCCGCCGGCTACCTCCTGATCGCCTTCTTCGCGACGTACGCGGTCACGGCTCTCGGCATGGAACGCGCTCCCGTACTGCTCGCCACGACCCTCGCCTCGTTCGGATGGCTGATCTTCACCCTGTGGGGCGGGCACCTGTCCGATCGCCTCGGACGCGTGCGCACCTTCCAGATCGGCTACGTGGCGCTCGCACTCTGGGCCGTGCCGATGTGGTTCCTCATCGACACGGCGAACATCTTCTGGTACTTCGTCGCCCTGTTCGTGATGACCTTCGCGCTCGGACTGTCCTACGGACCGCAGGCCGCGCTCTACGCGGAGATGTTCCCCGCGAACGTGCGCTACTCGGGCGTCTCGATCGGCTACGCTCTCGGCGCCATCCTCGGCGGAGCCTTCGCCCCCATGATCGCCGAAGCGCTGCTGAACCAGTTCCAGGCGGCATGGACCATCGGTCTCTACATCGCCATCGCCGCGGTGATCTCGCTCATCGCGGTGTCGCTGGTCAAGGAGACGAAGGGCGTCGACCTGCTCGGCTGATCCGACGCCGTCTCGGGCGACGCCCCCGTGTGCCATAATTACCATACGATCGGTCAGTAATTCGGTTCCGATCGCCGAGCCCGCCGCGACGACGCAGTCAGGAGATCGAGATGACGGACGCCTACCTCGTCGGGGGAACCCGCACCCCGGTGGGTCGCTACGGCGGCGCACTGGCCACGGTCCGCCCCGACGACCTCGCGGCGATCGTGGTCGGCGAGGCCGTGCGACGTGCGGGCATCGACCCGGCCGACATCGACGAGGTCATCCTCGGTGCCGCGAACCAGGCGGGTGAGGACAACCGCAACGTCGCCCGCATGGCCGTGCTGCTGGCCGGGCTTCCCGACACGGTTCCCGGGATCACCGTGAACCGCCTGTGCGCGTCGGGAATGTCGGCGGTGACCATGGCGGCTCAGGCGATCCGCGCCGGCGACGCCGACCTGATCGTCGCCGGCGGGGTCGAGTCGATGACGCGTGCGCCCTGGGTGCAGGCCAAGCCCGAGAAGGCGTGGGCCAAGCCCGGAGCCGCCTACGACACCTCGATCGGGTGGCGGTTCCCGAACCCGCGTCTCGCCGCGCGCGACAAGGCGACGTTCACGATGCCCGAGACCGCCGAGGAGGTCGCGCGCCTCGACCGCATCGGACGGGAGGAGGCGGATGCGTTCGCCGTGCGCTCCCAGCAGCGCGCCGCGGCGGCGATCGCCGCCGGCCGGTTCGCGGACGAGATCGTCGGAGTGGAGGTCGGAGACGACCGCGTGCTCATCGACGAAGGACCGCGCCCCGACACGACGCTCGAAGCGCTCGCCCGCCTGCGCCCCGTCGTGGCGGGCGGCACCGTCGTCACTGCCGGCAACTCCAGCTCGCTCAACGACGGGGCGTCTGCTCTCGTCGTCGCCAGCGGCGACGCCGTCGAGCGCTACGGGCTGGTGCCCCGCGCACGCATCGTCGTCGGCACGAGCGCGGCGCTCGCCCCCGAGGTCATGGGCCTCGGCCCCGTGCCGGCGACCGAGAAGGCCCTGCGCCGCTCCGGACTCCGGATCGACGACATCGGATCCGTGGAGGTGAACGAGGCGTTCGCCACGCAGTCACTGGCCTGCATCCGCCGACTCGGACTCGACGAGGCGGTCGTGAACGCCGACGGCGGCGCGATCGCCCTCGGCCACCCGCTGGGCTCGTCCGGATCGCGGCTGCTCGTCACCCTGCTCGGTCGCATGGAGCGCGAGGGATCCCGCTACGGCCTCGCCACGATGTGCGTCGGCGTCGGCCAGGGCGCGGCCATGATCCTGGAGAAGGTCTGATGGCGTCCACCGCCGACGGCGACTCCCCTCTGCTCGTCGAACGCTCCGACGGCCGGGTCGTCGCCACGCTCAGCCGCCCCGACAAGCGCAACGCCATCGACCAGGCGACGATCGATGCCCTGCACGAGCTCTGCGCGGAACTGGAGGCGGAGCCGCGCACGCTCATCCTCACCGGCGCCGCCGGCGTCTTCGCCGCGGGCGC is a window from the Microbacterium sp. LWO14-1.2 genome containing:
- a CDS encoding dihydrolipoamide acetyltransferase family protein, with protein sequence MSTGTRTPTTTAPASRTFRLPDLGEGLTEAGLVQWLVSVGDTIVTDQPIAEVETAKSIVELPSPYAGVVTALHGAAGDTIDVGAPVLDVAEEGAAEQSEKKTDAEGARPAPSVEHDTYRAEERAGSGNVLIGYGTSGRATSGRRRRPATASERRQTASVEVDTPTEPPARRPVAVRSPLVRRLARDLGLDVHAIVPTGPDGAITRADVLAAAVDSAVDGIGKDPDRASPGTTGTPGDREHPTVDGLAIRSRERLSPLRRAVSARLSRSRSEIPEATVWVDVDATDLWNLRADMAPAGGKAPSITAILARFVLLALAEHPVLASRLSDDGSELLSFEGVNLGVAVDTDRGLLVPVVPSAHTRSVEELDSALRELSATARDGRMPPERLRGSTFTLNNYGGLGVDGSAAIINHPEVAILGIGRIIERPWVVDGQIVPRRIAQLSLVFDHRVCDGGYAASFLRRVTELIEHPLRAFGQV
- a CDS encoding acetyl-CoA C-acyltransferase encodes the protein MTDAYLVGGTRTPVGRYGGALATVRPDDLAAIVVGEAVRRAGIDPADIDEVILGAANQAGEDNRNVARMAVLLAGLPDTVPGITVNRLCASGMSAVTMAAQAIRAGDADLIVAGGVESMTRAPWVQAKPEKAWAKPGAAYDTSIGWRFPNPRLAARDKATFTMPETAEEVARLDRIGREEADAFAVRSQQRAAAAIAAGRFADEIVGVEVGDDRVLIDEGPRPDTTLEALARLRPVVAGGTVVTAGNSSSLNDGASALVVASGDAVERYGLVPRARIVVGTSAALAPEVMGLGPVPATEKALRRSGLRIDDIGSVEVNEAFATQSLACIRRLGLDEAVVNADGGAIALGHPLGSSGSRLLVTLLGRMEREGSRYGLATMCVGVGQGAAMILEKV
- a CDS encoding alpha-ketoacid dehydrogenase subunit beta; this translates as MTITHDRIDVDTPASTVQTLSMAAALNLALADAIAEDPAVVVFGEDVGALGGVFRITDGLTARFGEDRCFDTPLAESGIVGTAVGMAMNGLRPVVELQFDAFALPAFEQIVSHVAKLSNRTRGAIRMPMVIRIPFGGGIGGVEHHCDSSEAYYAHTPGLTVVSPATPQDAYSLLRAAIASPDPVVFLEPKKLYWTKGEVDTDATVDIGSARIARDGTDVTLIAYGASVPLALDAADAAAVEGRSVQVVDVRSLTPFDDETVTAAVRSTGRAVVIAEAPGFASVASEIQARVFERCFEYLEAPVRRVTGFDTPYAPPKLEHWYLPDVDRILDAVDSLHWEDRP
- a CDS encoding MFS transporter, with the translated sequence MTSAVSEPTSTRRMPAEERRVLASTLVGTSIEWYDFFIYAQAAGLVLAPLFLAPIAESSPGLAQVLSFATIGISFLFRPLGAIIAGHLGDKLGRKRMLVFTLILMGLSTSLIGVLPTYAAIGVAAPILLIVLRILQGFSAGGEWGGAALMAVEHAPRGRRGLFGAFPQIGVPVGMILATATLWVLTTSMSPEAFLEWGWRIPFLLSIVLIGVGYLIRRAVDESPIFEELQRRRKEASAPLGILFRKNTKQVVLTALIFIANNAAGYLLIAFFATYAVTALGMERAPVLLATTLASFGWLIFTLWGGHLSDRLGRVRTFQIGYVALALWAVPMWFLIDTANIFWYFVALFVMTFALGLSYGPQAALYAEMFPANVRYSGVSIGYALGAILGGAFAPMIAEALLNQFQAAWTIGLYIAIAAVISLIAVSLVKETKGVDLLG